In a single window of the Lates calcarifer isolate ASB-BC8 linkage group LG1, TLL_Latcal_v3, whole genome shotgun sequence genome:
- the pknox1.1 gene encoding homeobox protein PKNOX1.1 isoform X3, giving the protein MAAQSVSIDKYPKGEQQMQGVVKVDSDSEQKFIEGTLAEAPSPAPTEPQTPMDADKASIYRHPLFPLLALLFEKCEQSTLSSECITSASFDVDIENFVRNQEKEGKPFFSEDPELDNLMVKAIQVLRIHLLELEKVSDLCKDFCSRYIACLKTKMNSETLLSGEPGSPYSPVQGQAQSFSPTKTQNPSSISGTISPQGQIVVPASALQQGNVTVTAVNPTQVVAGMSSWHTTPPSGGTVYQPVTVVTPQGQVVTQALSPGTIRVQNNQLQLQFHQDLNLFNHDDNSTKNKRGVLPKHATNVMRSWLFQHIGHPYPTEDEKKQIATQTNLTLLQVNNWFINARRRILQPMLDASSSETPKAKKKTPQNRPLQRFWPDSIAAGGGTQQHVTMPDGTMVTMNVEGLQSLTSDGATLAVQQVMLGGHSEDESGDSGDEDDDADMAGLGLDNSDSLQ; this is encoded by the exons ATGGCAGCCCAGTCGGTTTCCATAGACAAGTATCCAAAGGGAGAGCAGCAG ATGCAAGGTGTGGTAAAGGTAGACAGTGATTCGGAGCAGAAATTTATTGAGGGGACGTTGGCAGAGGCGCCCAGCCCAGCACCAACAGAGCCGCAGACACCCATGGACGCGGACAAAGCCTCCATATATCG GCATCCCTTGTTCCCTCTGTTGGCCCTGCTGTTTGAGAAGTGTGAACAGTCCACACTGAGCTCTGAATGCATTACCTCTGCAAGCTTTGATGTCGACATTGAGAACTTTGTCCGCAATCAGGAGAAAGAGGGTAAACCCTTCTTCAGTGAGGACCCTGAACTCGACAACTTG ATGGTGAAAGCCATCCAGGTGCTGCGGATCCACCTGCTGGAGCTAGAGAAGGTGAGTGACCTGTGCAAGGACTTCTGTAGTCGCTATATCGCCTGCCTCAAGACTAAGATGAACAGTGAAACCCTGCTGAGTGGAGAGCCAGGCAGTCCATATTCCCCTGTACAAGGCCAGGCACAGAGCTTCTCACCCACCAAGACTCAG AACCCCAGCTCTATCTCGGGGACCATCAGTCCCCAGGGTCAAATTGTGGTGCCTGCGTCAGCCCTGCAGCAAGGGAACGTTACCGTGACAGCCGTCAACCCCACCCAGGTGGTCGCAGGTATGTCATCATGGCATACAACCCCTCCCTCAG GTGGCACGGTATATCAGCCTGTTACAGTCGTCACTCCTCAGGGCCAGGTGGTAACACAGGCTCTTTCTCCTGGGACAATACGCGTCCAAAACAATCAG CTCCAGCTGCAGTTTCACCAGGACTTGAATCTCTTTAATCATGATGACAACTCAACCAAGAACAAGCGTGGTGTTCTACCCAAACACGCTACCAACGTCATGCGCTCATGGCTTTTCCAGCACATTGGG CACCCATATCCaacagaggatgaaaagaaacagattgCTACTCAGACAAACCTGACACTTCTGCAGGTCAACAACTG GTTTATAAATGCACGGAGGCGGATCCTGCAGCCCATGTTGGATGCCAGCTCTTCTGAGACACCCAAAGCCAAGAAGAAAACGCCTCAAAACCGGCCACTGCAGCGCTTCTGGCCTGACTCCATTGCTGCTGGGGGAGGCACTCAGCAGCATGTTACCATGCCAGACG GTACGATGGTGACAATGAATGTGGAGGGTTTGCAGAGCCTGACGTCAGACGGTGCCACGCTGGCAGTACAGCAGGTGATGCTGGGAGGTCACAGTGAAGATGAGTCGGGGGACAGTGGAGACGAGGACGATGATGCAGACATGGCCGGGCTGGGCCTGGACAACAGCGACTCACTGCAGTAG
- the pknox1.1 gene encoding homeobox protein PKNOX1.1 isoform X2 — MPRGEERGPNQGSGMCFWNGNRSGRAPGRIKKTCWPPVPALYNAPVFAASAVNVMAAQSVSIDKYPKGEQQMQGVVKVDSDSEQKFIEGTLAEAPSPAPTEPQTPMDADKASIYRHPLFPLLALLFEKCEQSTLSSECITSASFDVDIENFVRNQEKEGKPFFSEDPELDNLMVKAIQVLRIHLLELEKVSDLCKDFCSRYIACLKTKMNSETLLSGEPGSPYSPVQGQAQSFSPTKTQNPSSISGTISPQGQIVVPASALQQGNVTVTAVNPTQVVAGGTVYQPVTVVTPQGQVVTQALSPGTIRVQNNQLQLQFHQDLNLFNHDDNSTKNKRGVLPKHATNVMRSWLFQHIGHPYPTEDEKKQIATQTNLTLLQVNNWFINARRRILQPMLDASSSETPKAKKKTPQNRPLQRFWPDSIAAGGGTQQHVTMPDGTMVTMNVEGLQSLTSDGATLAVQQVMLGGHSEDESGDSGDEDDDADMAGLGLDNSDSLQ; from the exons ATGCCCCGGGGCGAGGAGCGCGGACCTAATCAGGGCAGCGGAATGTGTTTTTGGAATGGAAACAGAAGCGGCAGAGCTCCgggaagaataaaaaaaacct gtTGGCCACCTGTCCCTGCTCTCTATAATGCCCCAGTGTTTGCAGCATCTGCAGTGAACGTGATGGCAGCCCAGTCGGTTTCCATAGACAAGTATCCAAAGGGAGAGCAGCAG ATGCAAGGTGTGGTAAAGGTAGACAGTGATTCGGAGCAGAAATTTATTGAGGGGACGTTGGCAGAGGCGCCCAGCCCAGCACCAACAGAGCCGCAGACACCCATGGACGCGGACAAAGCCTCCATATATCG GCATCCCTTGTTCCCTCTGTTGGCCCTGCTGTTTGAGAAGTGTGAACAGTCCACACTGAGCTCTGAATGCATTACCTCTGCAAGCTTTGATGTCGACATTGAGAACTTTGTCCGCAATCAGGAGAAAGAGGGTAAACCCTTCTTCAGTGAGGACCCTGAACTCGACAACTTG ATGGTGAAAGCCATCCAGGTGCTGCGGATCCACCTGCTGGAGCTAGAGAAGGTGAGTGACCTGTGCAAGGACTTCTGTAGTCGCTATATCGCCTGCCTCAAGACTAAGATGAACAGTGAAACCCTGCTGAGTGGAGAGCCAGGCAGTCCATATTCCCCTGTACAAGGCCAGGCACAGAGCTTCTCACCCACCAAGACTCAG AACCCCAGCTCTATCTCGGGGACCATCAGTCCCCAGGGTCAAATTGTGGTGCCTGCGTCAGCCCTGCAGCAAGGGAACGTTACCGTGACAGCCGTCAACCCCACCCAGGTGGTCGCAG GTGGCACGGTATATCAGCCTGTTACAGTCGTCACTCCTCAGGGCCAGGTGGTAACACAGGCTCTTTCTCCTGGGACAATACGCGTCCAAAACAATCAG CTCCAGCTGCAGTTTCACCAGGACTTGAATCTCTTTAATCATGATGACAACTCAACCAAGAACAAGCGTGGTGTTCTACCCAAACACGCTACCAACGTCATGCGCTCATGGCTTTTCCAGCACATTGGG CACCCATATCCaacagaggatgaaaagaaacagattgCTACTCAGACAAACCTGACACTTCTGCAGGTCAACAACTG GTTTATAAATGCACGGAGGCGGATCCTGCAGCCCATGTTGGATGCCAGCTCTTCTGAGACACCCAAAGCCAAGAAGAAAACGCCTCAAAACCGGCCACTGCAGCGCTTCTGGCCTGACTCCATTGCTGCTGGGGGAGGCACTCAGCAGCATGTTACCATGCCAGACG GTACGATGGTGACAATGAATGTGGAGGGTTTGCAGAGCCTGACGTCAGACGGTGCCACGCTGGCAGTACAGCAGGTGATGCTGGGAGGTCACAGTGAAGATGAGTCGGGGGACAGTGGAGACGAGGACGATGATGCAGACATGGCCGGGCTGGGCCTGGACAACAGCGACTCACTGCAGTAG
- the wdr4 gene encoding tRNA (guanine-N(7)-)-methyltransferase non-catalytic subunit wdr4: MTAVGFCGEWFIFTCDKKLVAIHTKKTREPFVFDCSTAEKRPKNTKDDNSDDGASEETGTDKVLAFAMSPSGKLVALTDDTKRLVLFHCEPSWQCISIRWVMRRCTSMVFSQAEDELLVADKSGDVYSFSVVEPQKEGKLKMGHLSMLLAVTMSLDDKYIITADRDEKIRVSHLRCPYNIQSFCLGHQQFVSALLVPSGHSHCLLSGSGDGTVKLWEYESGRRLQSLDLKELEETQSSEADKEKKTTVCRIASSPDGCHIAVQCERLSTIQFFTLDKVGEERLVPHTRLSLPHCPLDITFDPKGCLWVLMDSNDAPLQTYTHRQGSWECDADSPEVNTVTEALKPHWETLEASARTNSSFEHLYKVSFDNVTAYMQKKQQRLEEQQLKRTKMLKANNNKKKAKKETSGTVTQSST, encoded by the exons ATGACTGCCGTTGGTTTCTGTGGAGAGTGGTTTATTTTCACCTGCGACAAGAAACTTGTCGCAATTCACACTAAAAAGACCAG AGAACCATTTGTGTTTGACTGCAGCACTGCTGAGAAGAGGCCAAAAAATACAAAGGATGACAACAG TGATGACGGTgcctcagaggaaacaggaactGACAAAGTCCTTGCTTTCGCAATGTCTCCTTCTGGAAAACTGGTAGCACTTACTGATGACACGAAGAGGCTggttctgtttcactgtgagcCTTCATGGCAATGTATCAGCATCAG GTGGGTGATGAGGCGGTGTACATCAATGGTGTTCAGCCAGGCCGAGGATGAGCTACTAGTGGCAGACAAATCGGGAGATGTGTACTCCTTCTCAGTGGTGGAGCCACAGAAAGAGGGCAAGCTGAAGATGGGCCACCTGTCCATGTTGCTCGCTGTA ACCATGTCACTAGATGACAAGTACATCATTACAGCTGACCGTGATGAGAAGATCAGAGTAAGCCATCTCAGGTGTCCATACAACATCCAGTCCTTCTGCCTGGGACATCAACA GTTTGTCAGTGCCTTACTGGTCCCCTCAGGTCATTCCCACTGTCTATTGTCTGGATCAGGG GACGGGACCGTGAAGCTGTGGGAGTATGAATCTGGCCGTAGACTACAAAGCTTGGACCTCAAAGAGCTTGAAGAGACACAGAGCTCTGAGGCTGACAAAGAGAAG AAGACAACTGTGTGCCGAATTGCCAGCTCCCCTGATGGATGCCACATAGCTGTGCAGTGTGAAAG ATTGTCCACAATTCAGTTTTTCACTCTGGACAAGGTGGGTGAAGAGAGGTTAGTGCCTCACACCAGGCTCTCCTTGCCCCACTGTCCCCTGGACATAACCTTTGACCCAAAGGGATGTCTCTGGGTGCTAATGGACTCCAATGATGCACCTCTccaaacctacacacacagacaaggctCCTGGGAG TGTGATGCTGACAGCCCTGAAGTCAACACAGTGACTGAGGCCCTAAAGCCACACTGGGAGACACTTGAAG CCTCTGCAAGGACCAACAGCAGCTTTGAACATCTTTACAAGGTGAGTTTTGACAATGTGACGGCATACATGcagaagaaacagcagagactggaggagcagcagctgaagaggacGAAAATGCTgaaagcaaacaacaacaagaagaagGCCAAGAAGGAGACATCAGGAACTGTAACTCAATCATCTACCTGA
- the pknox1.1 gene encoding homeobox protein PKNOX1.1 isoform X1: MPRGEERGPNQGSGMCFWNGNRSGRAPGRIKKTCWPPVPALYNAPVFAASAVNVMAAQSVSIDKYPKGEQQMQGVVKVDSDSEQKFIEGTLAEAPSPAPTEPQTPMDADKASIYRHPLFPLLALLFEKCEQSTLSSECITSASFDVDIENFVRNQEKEGKPFFSEDPELDNLMVKAIQVLRIHLLELEKVSDLCKDFCSRYIACLKTKMNSETLLSGEPGSPYSPVQGQAQSFSPTKTQNPSSISGTISPQGQIVVPASALQQGNVTVTAVNPTQVVAGMSSWHTTPPSGGTVYQPVTVVTPQGQVVTQALSPGTIRVQNNQLQLQFHQDLNLFNHDDNSTKNKRGVLPKHATNVMRSWLFQHIGHPYPTEDEKKQIATQTNLTLLQVNNWFINARRRILQPMLDASSSETPKAKKKTPQNRPLQRFWPDSIAAGGGTQQHVTMPDGTMVTMNVEGLQSLTSDGATLAVQQVMLGGHSEDESGDSGDEDDDADMAGLGLDNSDSLQ, translated from the exons ATGCCCCGGGGCGAGGAGCGCGGACCTAATCAGGGCAGCGGAATGTGTTTTTGGAATGGAAACAGAAGCGGCAGAGCTCCgggaagaataaaaaaaacct gtTGGCCACCTGTCCCTGCTCTCTATAATGCCCCAGTGTTTGCAGCATCTGCAGTGAACGTGATGGCAGCCCAGTCGGTTTCCATAGACAAGTATCCAAAGGGAGAGCAGCAG ATGCAAGGTGTGGTAAAGGTAGACAGTGATTCGGAGCAGAAATTTATTGAGGGGACGTTGGCAGAGGCGCCCAGCCCAGCACCAACAGAGCCGCAGACACCCATGGACGCGGACAAAGCCTCCATATATCG GCATCCCTTGTTCCCTCTGTTGGCCCTGCTGTTTGAGAAGTGTGAACAGTCCACACTGAGCTCTGAATGCATTACCTCTGCAAGCTTTGATGTCGACATTGAGAACTTTGTCCGCAATCAGGAGAAAGAGGGTAAACCCTTCTTCAGTGAGGACCCTGAACTCGACAACTTG ATGGTGAAAGCCATCCAGGTGCTGCGGATCCACCTGCTGGAGCTAGAGAAGGTGAGTGACCTGTGCAAGGACTTCTGTAGTCGCTATATCGCCTGCCTCAAGACTAAGATGAACAGTGAAACCCTGCTGAGTGGAGAGCCAGGCAGTCCATATTCCCCTGTACAAGGCCAGGCACAGAGCTTCTCACCCACCAAGACTCAG AACCCCAGCTCTATCTCGGGGACCATCAGTCCCCAGGGTCAAATTGTGGTGCCTGCGTCAGCCCTGCAGCAAGGGAACGTTACCGTGACAGCCGTCAACCCCACCCAGGTGGTCGCAGGTATGTCATCATGGCATACAACCCCTCCCTCAG GTGGCACGGTATATCAGCCTGTTACAGTCGTCACTCCTCAGGGCCAGGTGGTAACACAGGCTCTTTCTCCTGGGACAATACGCGTCCAAAACAATCAG CTCCAGCTGCAGTTTCACCAGGACTTGAATCTCTTTAATCATGATGACAACTCAACCAAGAACAAGCGTGGTGTTCTACCCAAACACGCTACCAACGTCATGCGCTCATGGCTTTTCCAGCACATTGGG CACCCATATCCaacagaggatgaaaagaaacagattgCTACTCAGACAAACCTGACACTTCTGCAGGTCAACAACTG GTTTATAAATGCACGGAGGCGGATCCTGCAGCCCATGTTGGATGCCAGCTCTTCTGAGACACCCAAAGCCAAGAAGAAAACGCCTCAAAACCGGCCACTGCAGCGCTTCTGGCCTGACTCCATTGCTGCTGGGGGAGGCACTCAGCAGCATGTTACCATGCCAGACG GTACGATGGTGACAATGAATGTGGAGGGTTTGCAGAGCCTGACGTCAGACGGTGCCACGCTGGCAGTACAGCAGGTGATGCTGGGAGGTCACAGTGAAGATGAGTCGGGGGACAGTGGAGACGAGGACGATGATGCAGACATGGCCGGGCTGGGCCTGGACAACAGCGACTCACTGCAGTAG
- the si:ch211-140m22.7 gene encoding fibrous sheath CABYR-binding protein: MAASLLRIGRLSCVKCLQAESWTTLSRAPAAVAFSTKSGGSKKSSKKNNSDKNRAKTYFDVEKLIQHKPYEFPKKDVSPAAAAAAAAAAKPAAEPMPSAATPEAVATKPVVEAAVPVVEAIPAAEAISDPASTAEATPIVEVPPAVKVVSESAPAAEAAPLAEAVPVIEATAEVATEATVIDEAVPVVEAVAEAVPVVEAVAAAVVEAIPVVEAVAEAVVDAAPVAEAVVDAAPVAETVAEAAAAPPAVDPAEAAATETAAPIAEAPVAAAPEAAAVAPAVDAAPATEAAPEELPVEVVPEATATKTAAEVPIEAAPEAPAAEVTPVDAAPEPVAEAAPVEVAPEPVAEASPVEVAPEPEAHASPAEVPAETAPEVSAPVESTEELVDPASVVAEAAGEELQAEGPPEPVEPSEAPMDPIQKLFLDSIREYTTKSQATGGLVDAGSEYEKALAGEIAKLQRLYGGGDLTSFPDFKFPEPKLDEVSQK, encoded by the exons ATGGCGGCTTCCCTGCTGAGGATAGGACGACTGAGCTGTGTCAAG tgtttgcaGGCTGAGAGCTGGACTACTCTGAGCAGGGCACCTGCAGCTGTAGCCTTTAGCACAAAATCTGGAGGTTCCAAGAAGTCATCAAAAAAGAACAACTCAG ACAAAAACCGGGCTAAAACATACTTCGATGTAGAGAAACTTATCCAGCACAAGCCATATGAGTTTCCCAAGAAAGACGTTAGCCCAGCAgccgctgcagcagcagcagctgcagctaaaCCAGCCGCAGAGCCCATGCCCTCTGCTGCTACACCTGAAGCTGTGGCAACCAAACCTGTAGTAGAAGCTGCCGTGCCAGTGGTTGAAGCCATTCCCGCTGCTGAAGCTATTTCTGACCCAGCTTCAACTGCTGAAGCCACACCTATTGTTGAAGTACCTCCTGCTGTCAAAGTAGTCTCTGAATCAGCcccagcagcagaagcagcacctCTTGCTGAAGCTGTGCCAGTCATAGAAGCTACAGCTGAAGTTGCTACTGAAGCTACAGTGATTGATGAAGCTGTACCAGTGGTTGAGGCTGTCGCTGAAGCTGTACCAGTGGTTGAGGCTGTTGCTGCGGCTGTAGTTGAAGCTATACCAGTGGTTGAAGCTGTTGCTGAAGCTGTTGTTGACGCTGCACCAGTGGCTGAAGCTGTTGTTGACGCTGCACCAGTGGCTGAAACTgttgctgaagctgctgctgccccaCCAGCTGTAGatcctgctgaagctgctgccaCTGAAACTGCTGCTCCCATTGCCGAAGCTCCTGTTGCTGCAGCccctgaagctgcagctgtagCCCCTGCTGTTGATGCAGCACCAGCGACTGAAGCTGCTCCAGAAGAACTTCCTGTTGAAGTGGTCCCTGAAGCCACAGCTACAAAGACTGCTGCTGAAGTTCCTATTGAAGCTGCTCCTGAAGCCCCTGCTGCTGAAGTCACACCTGTAGATGCAGCCCCTGAGCCTGTGGCTGAAGCTGCCCCTGTAGAAGTGGCCCCAGAACCTGTGGCTGAAGCATCTCCTGTAGAAGTGGCCCCAGAGCCTGAGGCTCATGCATCTCCTGCTGAAGTCCCTGCTGAGACTGCACCTGAAGTTTCTGCCCCTGTTGAGAGCACTGAGGAGCTGGTAGACCCTGCATCTGTTGTagctgaagctgcaggagaggagctgcaggcGGAGGGCCCACCTGAACCAGTTGAACCATCTGAGG CACCTATGGACCCCATTCAGAAGCTCTTCCTGGACTCCATACGCGAGTACACGACAAAAAGCCA GGCTACTGGGGGGCTAGTTGATGCAGGTTCAGAATATGAGAAGGCTTTGGCTGGGGAGATAGCAAAGCTTCAGAGACTCTATGGTGGTGGAGACCTGACATCTTTCCCAGACTTCAAATTCCCAG AGCCTAAGTTGGATGAAGTTTCCCAGAAGTGA
- the ndufv3 gene encoding LOW QUALITY PROTEIN: fibrous sheath CABYR-binding protein (The sequence of the model RefSeq protein was modified relative to this genomic sequence to represent the inferred CDS: deleted 1 base in 1 codon), whose amino-acid sequence MATSLLRLGRLGSLKHLQLESLGVLRSYPAASLCTQAEEPPKPTKKTKAASKTAEAPDERATLLAYKTAVAFPVRFSQPGVFPAESLGVAAPVASSTTAAAASVTGDPAVAVPQEETVNVAHIIDETPPPAGDATAAEPLVNAANKTTIPNDSPVAASASDDAVAPTAASSECGDLAADGSSSSSDSDSDSDSDSEIEESEVKTETKTSPPEVAESTVKEEAEVQEVISEVKKDTNEDKNEIPPESASAAEAVQETAPVAEVATTEAAQATMEMPSVSSEELVDSASEICTATEDTPEVSTKVSADAAIKLAPEVIKLSPDVPDAKVETPAEVMTGAATPEKSPIDAPVETTKPASAEANGEAAPVDAAGALGEAAEAAPGDTVEAIGEAAEIASVEAVEAPTEAAPVEAATESLEAEAAPIEVAAETAAEVSAPVESAEELVDPAPAVPEAAGEELQAEAPVEPSEEAAAAATPEPEEPFDNSTYKNYQHHSYTPYTFADLDLEMAKFRLPQPSSGRPSPRH is encoded by the exons ATGGCGACCTCCCTGCTGCGATTAGGACGACTGGGTTCTCTCAAG catCTCCAGTTGGAGAGCTTGGGTGTCCTGAGGAGTTACccagctgcttctctctgcaCTCAGGCTGAAGAGCCCCCAAAGCCAACCAAAAAGACAAAGGCTGCAAGCAAGA cagcagaggctCCAGATGAGAGAGCAACCCTGCTAGCCTACAAGACTGCAGTTGCCTTCCCAGTTAGATTTTCACAGCCAGGGGTTTTTCCAGCAGAGTCTCTAGGTGTAGCTGCACCAGTGGCCAGTTCCACTACCGCTGCAGCAGCGTCTGTCACTGGTGATCCAGCTGTAGCTGTGCCGCAGGAGGAGACTGTAAATGTTGCTCACATTATTGATGAAACACCTCCACCTGCGGGTGACGCAACAGCTGCTGAGCCCCTGGTCAATGCAGCCAATAAAACAACTATACCAAATGACTCCCCAGTTGCAGCCTCTGCCTCAGATGATGCAGTTGCACCTACTGCAGCCTCCAGTGAGTGTGGTGATCTAGCAGCTGATGGATCATCATCGTCCAGTGACTCAGattctgactctgactctgactctgagatTGAGGAGTCAGAAGTTAAGACTGAAACCAAGACCTCACCTCCAGAGGTTGCAGAATCCACCGtgaaagaagaagcagaagtcCAGGAAGTCATCTCAGAGGTAAAGAAAGACACTAATGAAGACAAGAACGAAATTCCTCCAGaatctgcttctgctgctgagGCTGTACAGGAGACTGCCCCAGTAGCAGAAGTAGCAACAACAGAAGCAGCTCAAGCTACTATGGAGATGCCCAGTGTCAGCTCTGAGGAGTTAGTGGATTCTGCTTCTGAGATCTGCACTGCCACAGAAGACACTCCAGAGGTCAGCACCAAAGTTTCAGCAGATGCTGCCATTAAACTTGCTCCAGAAGTGATCAAATTATCTCCTGATGTCCCTGATGCCAAAGTAGAAACTCCAGCTGAAGTCATGACAGGGGCTGCAACTCCAGAAAAATCCCCCATTGATGCTCCTGTTGAAACTACAAAGCCTGCCTCTGCTGAAGCCAATGGAGAAGCTGCCCCTGTAGATGCTGCTGGAGCCCttggagaagctgcagaagCTGCCCCTGGAGACACTGTTGAAGCCATTGGAGAAGCTGCTGAAATTGCCTCTGTAGAAGCTGTTGAAGCACCCACAGAAGCTGCCCCTGTAGAGGCTGCCACAGAGTCTTTAGAAGCTGAAGCTGCTCCCATTGAAGTAGCTGCTGAGACTGCAGCTGAAGTTTCTGCCCCTGTAGAGAGCGCTGAGGAGCTGGTGGACCCTGCTCCAGCCGTACCTGAAGCTGCAGGGGAGGAGCTGCAGGCGGAGGCCCCAGTTGAACCATCTGAGG aggctgctgcagcGGCAACTCCAGAGCCCGAGGAGCCGTTTGACAACAGCACTTATAAAAACTACCAGCACCACAGCTACACCCCCTATACATTTGCTGACCTGGATTTAGAGATGGCCAAGTTTCGGCTCCCTCAGCCCTCA TCCGGCAGACCCTCACCCAGACACTAG